The following is a genomic window from Rutidosis leptorrhynchoides isolate AG116_Rl617_1_P2 chromosome 8, CSIRO_AGI_Rlap_v1, whole genome shotgun sequence.
atattgacatgaggcatgttcagaagatgtaacaactcagacgttgcctacttgagggggagtcaactctatgctgcactctttttcccttagctaaagttttatcccaatgggttttctttagcaaggtttttaacgaggcagtactagttattctctaataaaattgtcatccaagggggagtgttataaaatatctagattgtgttataaaatatctagattggatgttaattttattattattatatttcttgcatagtaatattttatactataaatagacatgtatggtaaccatttaaggtgcaccatttctcttgaaatatcaatatcaatattttttctctccttcttctctctttttctctctttgttcttataaccattaaagatagttataagcctactgaattataacaattttaaGCTTATTTCATCAGAGTGATAAAACCTCAGGGGCATCTTATGAAAATATTTGGTTATATATACCAGTTACTCAATTTGTTACGGAGACGAAGAACCACTTCTTCGGTCGCAGATAACAGATTGAAAATTAACAGCATTATATTTATCGATCACTTGATTCAATTGAAAACCTAACCCCAATCATCGACTCTATCAGGTACATTTTCGATATCCCTATTTCTCTAATGATGTATGAATTGTGTTTAAATATATTATTTCCGGCCAAAAATCGATGATTACCGTGTTTTAATTTACGTCATGCTTATTTTAAATACATTATTGATTGATTGACAAACAGATCTTTTGATATAAAATTATTTGCGCGTCGGATTTAATTAGTAATTTTATTCAATGTTATTTGTTTTGTAAATTTGTGAATTTATCTGCTGCATGTTTTTTACCTCCAGGTTGTAAATGAGAAATTTTTatcaaaaaaaaattgattgaatTGGTTCTTTGTTTATAATCTATCAATTTTTAAGGAAGCAGTCTTATAGCATGTTACTGATCATTTGAGAGAGATTTTCAGATTATTATCTATTTCAgttatgaatatgaattatgaatattaaatacggagtattaaaTAATGTGGTTTAGCTTACGAGACATCACTGGTTTAAATTTGTTAGGtagaatttacttttactttttaaatTTTATAGCACACAATAGATTCTAAATTTAAGTACAGGACACCATATGTTTTTCCGAATTTAtagtcttttttttaaaaaaaaattgtataggacaatattaaatttaattactatgacgacatatatttttcgaatttatagtttttTTGAAAATAAATAACAACTAAAATAGCATTAAAATATAATCAGTATTAAAAAAATTCGAAATTCTATTGAGTTCTAATCCTGCAATCGTCACTGATATGAATAATAAATTTGCATAAACAAATATTgatttaataatttaatttatgGATGAACATGTTGTCTTTCAAATAAGTACTTTCCTTGAACATTTATGTCGATCTATGGACAAGTAATATTCACGGATGATGTTACGTGTCCTACTTACAAAGTACACCACTACTAAATATAATTATAACGCCAACTAGTATATTTttagaattagaattattgttCTACAGTATGAGAAGATTTTTAAAATTAGCCCATTTAAGGATATTTTAAAATGAGCCCATTTAAGGACTTGAGGTTAATCATAGAATTTTCATTCAGTTATAGTTTCACTTTCATTTCCATTTATAGCAAACTTCAATTTATTTTGTGGAGCCAAAACTTTGTGATAATACTTGACGTGCAACTTCAGTTCTTAAAATTTAAGCTATATACTGTCTTTTTTTAGAAAGATCCTTGTGCTCatgataaagttttcatttttattttggaAAATTGAACTGTTTAAACTAGTGTTTGACGTTAAGCTTTATGCTTTTGAGaaccaaattactagaataccattTTACATAATCAATGGTGCACATAAACATTGTTTCACATAGTGTTTAAAGTTTTTATCAGCTATAAAAataagtgataataataaataacaacttAATCTTTACACGAATGCAGGTTGAGGCGTGCAAAGTGTGCAGTCATAGTCTTTCGATCAATCAGCAAAAGAACAAAATGGGAGGTGGAGGGTGCATGTATGTGTCCCAAACCAAAGGCGAGCAAAAGAACCCTCTCGATCGAGCCCCTATCTCCAAACCCCCGTTCACAATTAGCGACCTCAAAAAAGCAATTCCTCCGCATTGTTTCCAACGTTCGCTAATTCGCTCCTtctcttacgttgtatccgatctcACCATCACCTTCCTCCTTTACTACATTGCCACCACCTTCTTCCATCGTCTCCCAACCCCTTTCTCGTTCATCGCGTGGCCCGCTTATTGGGTAGCCCAAGGTTGCGTGCTAACCGGAGTTTGGGTCATAGCCCACGAATGCGGTCACCATGCATTTAGTGATTATCAATGGGTCGATGACACCGTAGGGTTTATACTTCACTCGTGTTTACTCGTTCCTTACTTCTCGTGGAAATACAGTCATCGTCGACATCACTCCAACACCGGGTCCCTCGATCGTGACGAAGTCTTCGTCCCGAAACCGAGATCCAAAATCCCGTGGTACTCGAAGTACTTAAACAACCCCCCGGGTCGCACGATTAGTCTATTTGCTACCCTTACTCTCGGATGGCCGTTATACTTAGCGTTCAACGTATCCGGACGACCTTACGACCGTTTCGCCTGTCATTACACCCCAAACAGCCCGATCTACAACGACCGTGAACGTCTCCAAATATGTCTTTCCGACATCGGGATCATCACCATGTCGTTCGTCCTATACAACTTCGCACTATCAAAAGGGGTAGTTTGGGTAATTTGCATGTACGGGATCCCGTTAATGATCGTGAACGGGTTCCTTGTATTGATCACGTACCTTCAACACACGCACCCTTCATTACCTCATTACGACAACTCAGAATGGGAGTGGCTAAAGGGTGCATTAGCGACAGTTGACCGTGACTACGGTGTGTTGAACAAAGTGCTCCATAACATTACGGATACGCACGTGGTGCACCATTTGTTTTCTACAATGCCTCATTATAACGCAATGGAAGCAACAAAAGCAGTGAAGCCTCTGTTGGGGGAGTATTATCAGTTTGACGGGACGCCGTTTTATGTAGCGATGTGGCGAGAAGCGAAAGAGTGTTTGTTTGTGGAACCCGATGAAGGGGAAACAGGTGGCGTGTTTTGGTACAAGAATAAGATGTAATGGGTCTGTTTTGGCTTAGGTGGTGTACTAGTATGGGTTGTGTTTTGGTTCTGTTTTGTGTGTGTTGGATGAAATGTTATGTACTAGTATTGGGTGTGCCTTACTGTCAATGATCAGGACCTTGTTATTTATAATAAGATCTATTTATTCGTGTATATATGGGTTTAAATATATACTTCTGTTACAGTTTGAGGGTTAATTTATACATATAAGACGAAAGGATGGATAAAAAGTCAAGGACATGACTTGAAAGTTAACAAAAAGTATATATGTGACAGTTACTTTTTTCATTCACTTTTTTTACAACTGTGTGTTTTTGTCATTCACTTTTTCTAAAACCGTGTGTTTTTTGTCTGAGGAAAACAGATTTGGGACGGAGGGATTACATGACCAATAAGTGCACGGTTTTTACGTAAAGGAAACTATAAAGAATGGTCATATTTACCGTTGACAATATATGCACACAGCTAAACCTTAAATTTCTATGTTCAAAATCATACATGAACAGTCATTGTACAATACAAACATAACACATTTACAGAGATAAAAAAAAGTATGAAACCGAAGCCAATGGATGTGCTTGCCGAGGGACCATGACCAAGACCGATAATTAGAACTGGTCTAATTAAGAAGTTGAGACGGGATCATGGGTTTATGATCATAATTAGCCAGAATATTAAAAAAGATTATAGATCTTTCAGTGTGATTACAGCATAATACAGTTCTTTTGCAGTAGAGCTTGTTTCTGCAAGGTTCTTTAGAGACTCCGAAATCTCGTCGGCAATTGTAGTGAAGAGGTTCATGCAATCTGCAGCCATTCACAAAACATGTTGTAAATTCTTCTATGCATGTTGCAATGCACATTTTGGTAACTAAAAAGGAAAATGTTCACAGGTCTTTTAGGTGGCTGTTTGGGTAGGGTTGGGTTGAGTCGGGATTGCAGATCTTAAATACCAAACCTGAACATGATCTGATTTGGTTTAAATAGTTGGTGGGTCAAAAGTACCAAACCTAGTAACGTCCCTCGTAACCCATTAGGTTAATGGGTCAGTTGATTGGTTTATTTCACGTTGATAGGGTGGTCTCAAGTCAAACGGTACAAATTAAGGGGCTGTTTACTTTATTCTGAATTTGCCTATGTATGGGAAGAGGTGTCTGATTCTATGTCTTCTAGAAACAGTCCAATTTTCAGCTTAAGTGACAAAGAAACAACAATTTTACTTACTGAATTAAGAGATGTACAGAAACAGATCATTAAGCGGAAAGTAAACAGGCCCTAGGTGTGTTTGGATATTTGATATTATTCTAGGTTTAAGGGTCGACCCGTTTAGCCTAACCCGATCTTAAAAGCCTTTTAGATGATGGCTTGTCTCAGGATGGAGTATTGACCA
Proteins encoded in this region:
- the LOC139861078 gene encoding acyl-lipid (9+3)-(E)-desaturase-like, which gives rise to MGGGGCMYVSQTKGEQKNPLDRAPISKPPFTISDLKKAIPPHCFQRSLIRSFSYVVSDLTITFLLYYIATTFFHRLPTPFSFIAWPAYWVAQGCVLTGVWVIAHECGHHAFSDYQWVDDTVGFILHSCLLVPYFSWKYSHRRHHSNTGSLDRDEVFVPKPRSKIPWYSKYLNNPPGRTISLFATLTLGWPLYLAFNVSGRPYDRFACHYTPNSPIYNDRERLQICLSDIGIITMSFVLYNFALSKGVVWVICMYGIPLMIVNGFLVLITYLQHTHPSLPHYDNSEWEWLKGALATVDRDYGVLNKVLHNITDTHVVHHLFSTMPHYNAMEATKAVKPLLGEYYQFDGTPFYVAMWREAKECLFVEPDEGETGGVFWYKNKM